Proteins co-encoded in one Pirellulales bacterium genomic window:
- a CDS encoding YbaK/EbsC family protein: MSVHEALHAFLRRHEIEYRTVQHGPTLTSADSAKARGEELKVGGKALVVKTGGDFRLFVLSAACALDSAALKRHFGVKKTRFADAAELDRLTGLVPGSVPPFGRPILPLDLFVDPSVLANEQIAFNSGLLTESIIMSVSDYVRVAQPTVLAFGRTAGE, encoded by the coding sequence ATGTCCGTACACGAAGCCCTTCACGCCTTCCTGCGGCGGCACGAAATCGAGTACCGCACGGTCCAGCACGGACCGACGCTCACGTCGGCCGATTCGGCCAAGGCGCGTGGCGAAGAGTTGAAGGTGGGCGGCAAAGCGCTGGTGGTGAAAACAGGTGGCGATTTCCGGCTGTTCGTGCTCAGTGCCGCCTGCGCACTCGATTCGGCGGCGCTCAAGCGGCATTTCGGCGTGAAGAAGACCCGCTTTGCCGATGCTGCCGAACTCGACCGCCTGACGGGACTTGTGCCCGGCTCCGTGCCGCCGTTTGGCCGACCGATTCTGCCTCTCGACCTGTTTGTCGATCCGTCCGTCCTGGCCAACGAGCAGATCGCCTTCAACTCCGGACTGCTGACCGAATCGATCATCATGTCGGTGAGCGATTATGTGCGGGTGGCACAGCCTACCGTGCTGGCGTTTGGCAGGACGGCAGGCGAGTAG
- a CDS encoding lysophospholipid acyltransferase family protein — protein MFSDLATRRLALFLLLLGAAALVVWLDSARRRMGVTRAQFPIYLFSLVMTRVRWRARVEGKIALPRGQGAIIVCNHICPVDPAFIALACDRQVHWMVAREYCRLPLLGWALKTLQVVPTGRSGVDTAATKLAMRYARQGELVGMFPEGRLNDRRRFMLPGRAGAAMVALRARVPVVPCYIEGSPWDGTDFGFFLMTAKTRLKVGRPIDISEYYGREGDREVHRALTLRFLREIAALAGLPDYEPELAGKGWKSTNGPLSEVPHGDGGSQRPPSDVAARA, from the coding sequence ATGTTTTCCGATCTCGCGACGCGACGGCTGGCCCTGTTCCTGTTGCTGCTGGGCGCGGCGGCCTTGGTTGTTTGGCTGGACTCGGCCCGCCGCCGCATGGGGGTCACGCGCGCCCAGTTCCCTATATACTTATTCAGCCTGGTGATGACCAGGGTGCGTTGGCGGGCACGGGTCGAGGGAAAGATCGCTCTGCCGCGCGGTCAGGGGGCGATTATCGTTTGCAACCATATCTGCCCGGTCGATCCGGCCTTCATCGCCCTGGCCTGCGATCGTCAGGTGCATTGGATGGTGGCCCGCGAATACTGCCGGTTGCCGTTGCTCGGCTGGGCCCTGAAGACGCTGCAAGTGGTCCCCACCGGCCGGAGCGGCGTCGACACGGCGGCCACCAAGCTGGCCATGCGTTATGCCCGGCAGGGCGAGCTGGTGGGCATGTTTCCGGAGGGGCGGCTGAACGACCGCCGGCGGTTCATGTTGCCGGGCAGGGCGGGCGCGGCCATGGTGGCGCTGAGGGCGCGCGTGCCGGTGGTGCCGTGTTATATCGAGGGGTCGCCCTGGGACGGCACCGACTTCGGCTTTTTTCTGATGACGGCCAAGACCCGTTTGAAGGTGGGGCGGCCGATCGACATCTCGGAGTATTACGGCCGCGAGGGCGATCGCGAGGTGCATCGCGCGCTCACTCTGCGTTTCCTGCGCGAGATTGCCGCCTTGGCCGGCTTGCCCGACTACGAGCCGGAGTTGGCCGGCAAGGGCTGGAAATCGACGAATGGGCCGCTGAGCGAAGTCCCGCACGGCGACGGCGGCAGCCAGCGCCCGCCCAGCGACGTGGCGGCGCGGGCCTAG
- a CDS encoding YfcE family phosphodiesterase: protein MRMGVVSDTHGQVRYTLDAVRMLESLNVDLVIHCGDIGSPDIVPLFAAWPTHFVFGNVDGDRHALEAAIRSAGKQCHGRFGSLELEGRRIAFLHGDDTALLRQTTAGGEWDLVCHGHTHIARREQQRRTWVLNPGALYRATPHSLAYVELPSLEATIVAV, encoded by the coding sequence ATGCGAATGGGTGTGGTGAGCGACACGCACGGCCAGGTGAGGTATACCCTCGATGCCGTGCGGATGCTGGAAAGCCTGAACGTCGATCTGGTGATCCACTGCGGCGACATCGGTTCGCCCGACATCGTGCCTCTCTTCGCGGCCTGGCCCACGCACTTCGTGTTCGGCAACGTCGACGGCGATCGTCACGCTCTGGAAGCGGCCATTCGCTCGGCCGGCAAACAGTGTCACGGCCGTTTTGGCTCGTTGGAGTTGGAGGGTCGGAGAATCGCTTTTTTGCACGGAGACGACACGGCACTCTTGCGGCAGACCACGGCCGGCGGCGAGTGGGACTTGGTCTGTCACGGTCATACGCACATTGCCCGGCGAGAACAACAACGGCGCACGTGGGTGCTGAACCCCGGCGCTCTCTATCGTGCCACGCCGCACTCGTTGGCGTATGTGGAACTGCCCTCGCTGGAAGCGACGATCGTGGCGGTGTAG
- a CDS encoding glucuronate isomerase, with protein sequence MSHALRQRLFNELDALALVDPHTHINPHAPAAQTLADVLGYHYYTELAHSAGLPKEAIEQPGIEPKEKVRRLVEALAPLENTIQYSWLMEMVQKLFQVHAERLTSDNWESVYDAAEARMSQPDWAEQVLYRSRLEAVFLTNDFDDPLTGFDTTLYVPCLRTDDLVFHFAKREVQERLQRASGQSVRSAGTLRQAIGQLFEHFQAHGARACAISLPPDFTPAKVETQQAESALAAVLSQGPAADPTHRRTLANFVFWTLAEFCAQTRLPFDLMIGVHRAVYAAGVYQGQDLYDSRVSLIQYRELFNAFPRVTFPISVLASVTNQELTSFSWIFPNVVTHGHWWYSNTPAFIEHDAAARLEAVPATKQIGYYSDMYKLEFALPKFAMYKRVLAKILAERFVIDRDWSEGRALQLGRQVLRGNVDRIFRLPT encoded by the coding sequence ATGTCCCACGCCCTTCGTCAGCGATTGTTCAACGAGCTCGATGCGTTGGCGCTCGTCGATCCGCACACGCACATTAACCCGCACGCCCCGGCCGCACAGACGCTGGCCGACGTGCTGGGCTACCATTATTACACCGAGCTGGCCCATTCGGCCGGCTTGCCGAAAGAGGCGATCGAACAACCCGGCATCGAACCGAAGGAAAAGGTGCGGCGGCTGGTCGAAGCGCTGGCGCCGCTGGAGAACACCATCCAATACAGTTGGCTCATGGAGATGGTGCAGAAGCTGTTTCAGGTGCATGCCGAACGGCTCACGTCCGACAACTGGGAATCGGTCTACGACGCCGCCGAAGCCCGCATGTCGCAGCCCGACTGGGCCGAGCAGGTGCTTTACCGCAGCCGCCTGGAGGCCGTGTTTCTGACGAACGACTTCGACGACCCGCTGACCGGCTTCGACACCACGCTCTACGTGCCCTGCCTGCGGACCGACGACCTGGTATTCCACTTCGCCAAGCGCGAGGTGCAAGAGCGGCTGCAGCGGGCCAGCGGCCAATCGGTGCGCAGCGCCGGCACGCTGCGGCAAGCGATCGGGCAATTGTTCGAGCACTTCCAGGCCCACGGAGCGCGGGCCTGTGCCATCTCGCTGCCGCCCGACTTCACCCCGGCCAAGGTCGAAACCCAGCAGGCCGAAAGCGCGCTGGCGGCGGTGCTCTCGCAGGGACCCGCCGCCGATCCTACCCATCGGCGGACATTGGCCAACTTCGTCTTCTGGACGCTGGCGGAATTCTGTGCCCAGACGCGGTTGCCCTTCGACCTGATGATCGGCGTCCATCGGGCGGTCTATGCGGCGGGCGTGTATCAGGGCCAGGATCTGTACGACAGCCGCGTGTCGCTGATTCAGTATCGCGAGTTGTTCAACGCATTTCCGCGGGTCACGTTTCCCATTTCGGTGCTGGCCAGCGTGACGAACCAAGAGCTGACCAGCTTCAGTTGGATCTTTCCCAACGTGGTGACCCACGGGCACTGGTGGTATTCGAACACGCCGGCCTTCATCGAGCACGACGCGGCCGCGCGGCTGGAGGCCGTGCCGGCCACCAAGCAAATCGGCTATTACAGCGACATGTACAAGCTGGAATTCGCGCTGCCGAAGTTCGCCATGTACAAGCGCGTGTTGGCGAAGATTCTGGCCGAGCGGTTCGTCATCGACCGCGATTGGAGCGAAGGGCGGGCATTGCAGCTCGGCCGCCAGGTGCTGCGCGGCAACGTCGACCGCATCTTCCGGCTTCCGACGTAA
- a CDS encoding ABC transporter ATP-binding protein: MSDLVETRLLSKRYPGVTALDGCDLRIARGEVFGLLGPNGSGKTTLLRLLMGFLRPTSGSARIDGLDCHGQSVEVHRRVAYLPGDVRLFGNLRGDDVLRFFSRLRRGADLRRERELARRLGLETARPVSKMSTGMRQKLALAAVMAIDAPLVILDEPTSNLDPNVRGVVLALVREARQAGRSVIFSSHVLDEVEQSCDRVGIMRAGRLVHIQALAELRRQHRIHARLTAALPPVPDALAGGLRVSTGNGDVTIETPGELSPLLGWLATLPLTEVRIEPVGLRAVYDRFHGED; encoded by the coding sequence ATGAGTGACCTCGTCGAAACCCGCCTGTTGAGCAAGCGTTATCCCGGCGTCACCGCGCTGGACGGCTGCGATTTGCGGATCGCGCGGGGAGAAGTGTTTGGCCTGCTGGGACCGAACGGTTCGGGCAAAACCACGCTGTTGCGGCTGTTGATGGGTTTTTTGCGTCCGACTTCGGGCAGCGCTCGAATCGACGGACTCGATTGCCACGGTCAGAGCGTGGAAGTGCATCGCCGCGTGGCCTATTTGCCCGGCGACGTGCGGTTGTTCGGCAACCTGCGGGGCGACGACGTCCTGCGGTTTTTCAGCCGGCTGCGTCGCGGGGCCGACTTGCGCCGCGAGCGCGAGCTTGCCCGGCGGCTCGGCCTGGAAACCGCGCGGCCCGTGTCGAAGATGTCGACGGGCATGCGACAGAAGCTCGCTTTGGCGGCGGTCATGGCCATCGACGCGCCGCTGGTGATCCTCGACGAGCCGACGTCGAATCTCGATCCGAACGTGCGGGGAGTGGTGTTGGCGCTGGTCCGCGAGGCGCGGCAGGCCGGGCGTTCGGTGATCTTCTCGTCGCACGTGCTCGACGAGGTGGAACAGTCGTGCGACCGCGTCGGCATCATGCGGGCTGGGCGGCTGGTTCACATCCAGGCGCTGGCCGAGCTACGGCGGCAGCATCGCATTCACGCGCGGCTCACGGCGGCGCTGCCGCCGGTGCCCGACGCCTTGGCCGGCGGACTGCGCGTTTCTACCGGTAACGGCGACGTGACCATCGAGACGCCCGGCGAGCTGTCGCCGCTGTTGGGATGGTTGGCCACGTTGCCGCTGACCGAAGTGCGGATCGAGCCGGTCGGGCTGCGGGCGGTGTATGATCGGTTTCATGGGGAAGACTAG